Proteins co-encoded in one Afipia sp. P52-10 genomic window:
- a CDS encoding class I SAM-dependent methyltransferase, translated as MSIDLDRHVVETAYARWAPIYDAVCGPVMVKGRKAAAQAARAVGGNILEVGVGTGLSFDDYDNSTAVTGIDLSEPMLKKAREKIASGRYPFVKDVMVMDAHEMSFPDATFDCVVAQFVITLVANPERVLSECHRVVKPGGRIILVNHLYSEKGVAAAVERWAAKKTRKLGLRPEFPFARLQAWAAANAEAALVERRKIKPFGIYTLVSFERTGPAQVAV; from the coding sequence ATGAGCATCGACCTTGATCGTCACGTCGTCGAAACTGCCTACGCCCGCTGGGCGCCGATTTACGATGCGGTCTGCGGTCCGGTGATGGTGAAAGGGCGGAAAGCCGCCGCCCAGGCCGCGCGCGCCGTCGGCGGCAACATCCTGGAGGTCGGTGTCGGCACCGGTCTGTCATTCGACGACTACGACAACTCCACGGCCGTCACCGGCATCGATCTGTCGGAGCCGATGCTGAAGAAGGCGCGCGAGAAGATCGCGAGCGGCCGCTATCCTTTCGTCAAGGACGTGATGGTGATGGATGCGCACGAGATGAGCTTCCCGGATGCGACCTTCGACTGCGTGGTCGCGCAGTTCGTCATCACGCTGGTTGCGAATCCGGAACGCGTGCTGTCCGAGTGCCATCGCGTGGTGAAGCCGGGCGGGCGAATCATCCTCGTCAACCACCTGTATTCGGAGAAGGGCGTTGCCGCCGCGGTCGAGCGGTGGGCCGCCAAGAAGACCCGCAAGCTCGGCCTGCGTCCGGAATTTCCGTTCGCACGCTTGCAGGCTTGGGCCGCGGCAAACGCCGAGGCGGCGCTGGTGGAGCGCCGCAAGATC
- the thiD gene encoding bifunctional hydroxymethylpyrimidine kinase/phosphomethylpyrimidine kinase: MSKTIPIALTIAGSDSGGGAGIQADLKTFSALGVYGASVITALTAQNTLGVTGIHDTPPDFITAQLDAVFSDLDIRAVKIGMVSRPAAILSIVQALTRYHPSHVVLDPVMVATSGDRLLAPEAIELLRTRLIPSASVITPNLPEAAVLLDTVPARSEAEIEAQGKALLALGCPAVLIKGGHGEGPESVDFLITQQAALRLPAPRDKTKNTHGTGCSLSSAIAAGLAKGAPLETAVRDAKAWVSAAIAAADDLQVGKGHGPIHHFHALYRGA, from the coding sequence ATGAGCAAGACCATTCCGATCGCGCTGACCATTGCCGGCTCCGATTCCGGCGGTGGCGCCGGCATTCAGGCCGACCTGAAGACGTTCTCCGCGCTCGGCGTCTATGGAGCGTCCGTGATCACGGCCTTGACCGCGCAGAACACGCTCGGCGTCACCGGCATCCACGATACGCCGCCGGACTTCATCACCGCGCAGCTCGATGCAGTGTTCAGCGATCTCGACATTCGAGCCGTGAAGATCGGCATGGTGTCGAGACCCGCCGCGATCCTGTCGATCGTTCAGGCGTTGACGCGCTATCATCCGTCGCATGTCGTGCTCGATCCGGTGATGGTGGCGACCTCCGGCGATCGCCTGCTCGCGCCCGAGGCGATCGAGCTGTTGCGCACGCGGCTCATTCCCAGCGCCAGTGTCATTACGCCGAACCTGCCGGAGGCCGCGGTGCTGCTCGATACGGTGCCGGCGAGGTCAGAGGCCGAGATCGAAGCTCAGGGCAAAGCGCTGCTGGCGCTCGGCTGTCCCGCCGTGCTGATCAAGGGCGGGCACGGCGAGGGGCCGGAGAGCGTCGATTTCTTGATAACGCAGCAGGCAGCGTTGCGGCTGCCGGCGCCGCGCGACAAGACCAAGAACACCCACGGCACCGGCTGCTCGCTGTCCTCGGCGATTGCAGCAGGTCTCGCGAAGGGGGCGCCGCTGGAGACCGCAGTGCGTGACGCGAAGGCCTGGGTGAGCGCCGCGATTGCGGCTGCCGACGACTTGCAGGTCGGCAAGGGTCATGGCCCGATCCATCACTTCCACGCGCTCTATCGAGGCGCATGA
- the thiM gene encoding hydroxyethylthiazole kinase codes for MSETLSDVVPTVVEAAKSLVARIRAHNPRVHCITNTVAQAFTANVLLAAGATPSVTTSPEEIAGFVATAGSLLVNLGTLDNERRTAIGLALDAAAAQSRPVVLDPVFVDRSPARLAFARTLIERRPAVIRLNAAELAALAGEAASAKCAMRFAQANETIVALSGEADIVTDGERLVVLHNGDELMSQVTAMGCAGSAFVASALAVESDRWLATAAAMMTFGIAGEFAADIANGPGSLGFAILDALHGMTPDMILQHAWADA; via the coding sequence ATGTCGGAAACGCTGTCTGACGTTGTCCCCACGGTTGTGGAAGCTGCCAAGAGCCTAGTCGCGCGCATCCGTGCGCACAATCCGCGCGTTCACTGCATCACCAATACCGTCGCTCAGGCCTTCACCGCCAATGTGCTGCTCGCGGCTGGCGCCACGCCGTCGGTGACGACGTCGCCAGAGGAGATCGCAGGCTTCGTCGCCACGGCCGGGAGCCTGCTGGTGAACCTCGGCACGCTGGACAATGAGCGCCGCACCGCGATCGGCCTTGCGCTCGATGCGGCTGCCGCCCAGTCGCGGCCGGTGGTGCTGGACCCGGTGTTCGTCGATCGCTCGCCGGCGCGGCTTGCGTTTGCACGCACGCTGATCGAGCGCCGTCCTGCCGTGATCCGCCTCAACGCCGCAGAGCTTGCCGCGCTCGCGGGCGAAGCGGCATCGGCCAAGTGCGCGATGCGGTTCGCGCAAGCCAACGAGACGATCGTCGCATTGAGCGGGGAGGCGGATATCGTCACTGATGGTGAGCGGCTAGTGGTGCTGCATAATGGCGACGAACTGATGAGCCAGGTCACGGCGATGGGGTGCGCAGGTTCGGCGTTCGTCGCCAGCGCGCTTGCGGTCGAGAGCGACCGCTGGCTTGCCACTGCGGCGGCGATGATGACGTTTGGCATCGCCGGCGAGTTCGCCGCCGACATCGCCAACGGACCCGGCAGTCTCGGCTTTGCGATCCTCGACGCATTGCACGGGATGACGCCGGACATGATCCTTCAACACGCTTGGGCCGACGCATGA
- a CDS encoding Lrp/AsnC ligand binding domain-containing protein, giving the protein MIAFFVQIKCELGRAYEVANALSEAEIASEIYSTAGNYDLLVKFYVERGTDIGHFINEKVQVIPGIRDTYTIITFKAF; this is encoded by the coding sequence ATGATAGCGTTCTTTGTCCAGATCAAGTGCGAGCTTGGCCGCGCCTACGAGGTGGCGAATGCGCTTTCAGAAGCGGAGATCGCCTCGGAAATCTATTCGACCGCCGGCAACTACGACCTGCTGGTGAAGTTCTATGTCGAGCGCGGCACCGACATCGGCCACTTCATCAATGAGAAGGTGCAGGTGATCCCCGGCATCCGCGACACCTACACGATCATCACCTTCAAGGCGTTCTGA
- a CDS encoding DMT family transporter — translation MTEYSQRDFITAALMKLGAAFLFATMAVQVRYLGDKFPVGQVIFFRAIFAFVPILIFYAVLGELAKSWQTERFFSHVQRGTLSIASSFCYFGALARLPIVDVTAISFVTPLIVVVLAAVFLKEVVHMYRWTAVIIGFSGVIVMLVPYMDISKHAAMSAALGAGLTLAICNAVFSAIAVIQVRRLTRTETTSSIVIYFSMFIALGGLVTLPLGWIWPTFSWVSPTPFELAALIGAGIAGGAAHIITTSSHHYAPASFLVSFDYSSMIWGFLLGYLFFGEIPAALVAVGAVIVAGAGLFVVWRERQLGLKRPESEQEIAAPRG, via the coding sequence ATGACAGAGTATTCTCAGCGGGATTTCATCACCGCGGCCCTCATGAAGCTCGGTGCGGCCTTCCTGTTCGCCACGATGGCCGTGCAGGTGCGCTATCTCGGCGACAAGTTTCCCGTCGGTCAGGTGATCTTCTTTCGCGCGATCTTTGCCTTCGTACCAATTCTGATCTTTTACGCTGTGTTGGGAGAGCTCGCGAAATCCTGGCAAACGGAGCGCTTCTTTTCCCACGTCCAGCGCGGCACGCTGAGCATCGCTTCTTCCTTCTGCTATTTCGGCGCGCTGGCGCGGCTGCCGATCGTGGACGTCACGGCGATTTCGTTCGTGACTCCGCTGATCGTGGTTGTGCTCGCGGCGGTGTTTTTGAAGGAAGTGGTGCACATGTATCGCTGGACGGCGGTGATCATCGGCTTCTCCGGCGTGATCGTGATGCTGGTTCCCTACATGGACATATCCAAGCACGCGGCGATGTCGGCTGCCTTGGGAGCGGGCCTGACGCTGGCAATCTGCAACGCGGTGTTCTCGGCGATTGCGGTGATCCAGGTACGCCGGCTGACCCGCACCGAGACGACATCCTCGATCGTCATCTATTTCTCGATGTTCATCGCGCTTGGCGGCCTCGTCACGCTGCCGCTTGGTTGGATTTGGCCGACCTTTAGCTGGGTCAGCCCGACGCCGTTCGAGCTCGCCGCCCTGATCGGCGCTGGCATCGCCGGCGGGGCCGCACACATCATCACCACCAGCAGCCATCACTATGCCCCAGCGTCATTTCTGGTCTCGTTCGACTATTCGTCGATGATCTGGGGCTTCCTGCTCGGCTACCTGTTCTTTGGCGAAATTCCCGCTGCGCTGGTGGCGGTCGGTGCCGTGATCGTCGCCGGAGCCGGCCTGTTCGTCGTCTGGCGTGAACGCCAGCTCGGTCTCAAGCGGCCGGAGTCGGAACAGGAGATCGCTGCGCCACGCGGCTAG